The DNA region TTTGTTCGCCTGTCCAAGGGTCATAATGACTATGTCTGACGGTTTGGAATGATCTGTTATAGAAAATATTGCTCTCTGAGAAGCTCGGCATTTCTTGTGCTCCAAGTGAAGTTTCTCTGATCTGTAGATTGAAAGAAGGTCCGAAAATAAGTGATGTATTTCCAGAGAGTTGAACGGCAAAATTAAGTCTCATCTGATTTAGTAGGTTTAATTGATTTGTCCAAAATTCATTTTCTGCTACTTGGTAAGTCATGGCTTCTATTCCCATTTTAACCCAACCATCGTGTGCTATTTTCCATTGTGAACCGATACCTAGACCAATTCCCCAACGTTCATAATCGTTGTCAGACTTTTGATAACCAAATCCGATCATTGTATAGAAAGGATCTACGCCAACTTTATAAGTACCTGTAAGTTGGAAAGAGTCGGTATAGGAAAACTCCATTCCTCTAAAACCATTTTTTCGGATTACATTAATCAAACCGATAGGCGCACCTGTCAGAGAATCGGCAACATTGATCAGCCCTACCATAGCTCCAGTGCTATTTTTACTTCTGTTGATTAGTCCAAACTGAGCACCTTTCATGTTGCCAGTTCTATTGATTACACCAATTTGAGAACCTTTTAACTCGGTCGATTCATTGAGGATACCAAATTGACCACCAGTGGCATCTTTGGTGATATTTACGACTGATATTTGAACACCTCTAAGGCTTTCTGAAATATTGCTAACTCCTGCTACTTGGAAACCCGTCACTTGGTTTGTGATATTTACCACACTACCAAATTCGATTCCTTGTAAGCCCCCGTTATAACCTGCAATCGCATTTATAGATATTCCATTATTATATTTTTCTGAAGAAATACCATTTGTACCGATTGGGTATAAAAATGATAATTGTGCTGGTCGGTATTTCAATTCTTCTGAACTTTCCGTTTCTATAGCTTGCTCTTGAACAACAGAAGCTTCAATTTCTACCTTAGTTTCTTCGGCCTCTGGTTTTTGAACAATTGTTGCCTTTTCTTCTGAAGAGGTATTTTTTAGAGTATCGGTATCAATGCCATTTCTTTTTTTGAACAGCGCCATTTGATTGTAGAACCTGTTCAGTTTGCTTTGGGTAGAATCAAGTTGTGTGTCAAGACTATCAGATTGATTGACTGATTGCTTAATAAAA from Sediminitomix flava includes:
- a CDS encoding LA_2272 family surface repeat-containing protein; this translates as MKSTWLTFLLSITLLANPFSIVLGQEKEEKKEQVSDFEYLKQLFIKQSVNQSDSLDTQLDSTQSKLNRFYNQMALFKKRNGIDTDTLKNTSSEEKATIVQKPEAEETKVEIEASVVQEQAIETESSEELKYRPAQLSFLYPIGTNGISSEKYNNGISINAIAGYNGGLQGIEFGSVVNITNQVTGFQVAGVSNISESLRGVQISVVNITKDATGGQFGILNESTELKGSQIGVINRTGNMKGAQFGLINRSKNSTGAMVGLINVADSLTGAPIGLINVIRKNGFRGMEFSYTDSFQLTGTYKVGVDPFYTMIGFGYQKSDNDYERWGIGLGIGSQWKIAHDGWVKMGIEAMTYQVAENEFWTNQLNLLNQMRLNFAVQLSGNTSLIFGPSFNLQIRETSLGAQEMPSFSESNIFYNRSFQTVRHSHYDPWTGEQIRYSSQQFEMNGWFGFHAGIRFHNKRG